A stretch of DNA from Lysinibacillus sp. B2A1:
GCTACATTGGCATTTTTAGGTCCAGAAATAATGTTGCTACTAGTCGCATTTATGAAGCCAGCTGATAAAACGAAGGCTGTGAGAATTGTAGTAGTTGGTTTAATAATTCCTCTCATTTTTTATGTGATTACGGTTGTAATGGTGATAGGTGCATTATCTATAGAGGGAGTTGTGACAAGAACATGGCCCACAATTGAATTAATGAGAAGTTATGAAATTCCGGGCTTAATCTTTGAACGATTCGAATCCTTTTTACTTGTTATATGGATTATGCAAATATTTGCTACGTTTACAATTACTTATTATGCGGCTGCATTAGGCCTAGCTCAACTCTTTCAAACTAATATTCAACCTTTCTTGTTTGGCTTGCTACCTGTTATATATATGATCGCAATGACACCAAAAAATATAAATGATTTATTTAAATTTGGCGATCAGATAGGCCATGCTGCTATTATTCTTTTCGGTATACTACCGATAATTTTACTTATTATTTCGAGACTGAAGGGTGAAAAAGCATGACATTAATGCGTTTGTATCAAAGATTTCTGTTGGGGACGATGTTATCTGTAATCATTTTACCCTTATCAGGATGCTGGAGTAATAAAGAAATAGAAGATTTAGGTCTAGTAGCAGGTACTTCCTTGGACTTAGCCACAAACAGTGATTTTTCGGGAAGCTTGGAGGAGCAAGAAGGGAGGCCTTCAAATAGAGAGCTCATTACGATAACCAATCAATTAGTAACCTCAGAGACAACTGCTACTGGAGCAAAAGGTGGAACTGTGCATCAACAGGCCTATAAAAATGTTTCTGAAACTGGAGATACTGTACTCCCCACCTTACGAAACATGTTATTAAAAATTGACAAACGGGCCTTTGCAGAACATTCTAAAGTAATTATTATTGCAGAGGATTTAGCGAGTACATTGAATTTAAAACAGACATTGGATTTTTTTCTAAGAGAGCTGGAGATAAGGCCTAGTGGCGTTTTGCTTATTGCTAAAAATCGTGCTAGTGACATACTTGAATCAAATGAACAGACAAAAATTCCAGCGTTTCAACTTAGGGAGATGATTCAGGGTCATGAAAGAACATCTAAAATTCTCCCTCCTATGACATTTGCCAAGTTAGAGGGGAAATTAAATTCGAATGCTAGTTTTTTGTTACAATATGTAGTTTCTGAAAACGGAGAAGTAAAATTTGTGGGTGCTGCAGTCATCGAAGGGAAAACAAAAACATTTCGAGGTTCTTTAAATGCACTAGAATTAGAAGGGATTTCATGGATAACTGGAAAAGCTAAAGGTGGTTTAGTAGAAAGTTTTGACGAAAAGACAAATCAGCCTATCATATATGAGGCATTATCTATGAAAAGTAAAATTTTGCCTTCAGTAAAGGGAGACAGTATTTCATTTCATGTCAAAATAGAGTCTGAAGGTCGAATTGCAGAACATTGGGTGCTAACAGAAAAAACATTCAACAATAAATTTCTGAAAATAGCAGAACAAACGACAAAAAAAGAAGTAGAGCGCTTGATAGACAATGTATTAAAGAAGATACAGCAACAATATCAAACTGATGTTTCGGGATTTGGCAATAGCTTAAGAATTGAATATCCTAAAGTGTGGGAAAAAGTAAAAAAGAATTGGGATCAAATATTTAGTGAGGTTTCCATCACATACGAGGTCAAGATAAATATAAAAGATTATGGAACATCGGGCGATTAACCCGCTTTGTTTTATAGTCTTTTTGTTTTTTGAAAGTATGTAGCCTTTGCCTGTATAAGTTAAAAGTAATTATCAATATAGGTTTAGAGAATGGATAGAAAGGAAAATGCCATTCGTCAACAGAAAGGATTAAACTTAAAGGATCAAAATGGTCAGGAAAGGGGTTTGAAATTGAGAATAGAAGGAGATTTATTAATTTTTGAAAAATAATCGTAGAGACACAAATTATAATTGAGCTAAATAATCGTCTCGAAACTTTGTATTTATACAAGGTTTCGAGACTTTTTATGGGGGTTTTTAGCGATCATATTCATAGTCATAAGGTACATCCTTACTCCCGCAGCCAGCAAGAAGAAATGAGAGAGAAAGTAATAGAATCAAACTAACTACAAATTTTTTCATTATAGCTAACACTCCTTTACTTAAATGATTATTTTAAAAGGCCGATTGTTTTTCACTTTACAATTATAGTGTAAATGGATTGACTTCATAAGTACATATTTAACCCATATAAATAGGTAGTAGCGAGCACGTTGATTATAAGGATGTTGTTCCCATTTATTTTGTATGGGAAACTAGAAACTTTACTTTATTGTCACCCACTTTTTACTAGTAGAGTTTGTAATTCCTCTTTTTAGGATAGACTTTTAGCAAGTAATATGAAGGAGGGTTCAAAATTGTTACAATTTGATTCAAAAATAGTGGGAAAAGAAATTGAATTTGGCTATTTACGTGATAAAATTGAAGGTCGTGGATTTACCATTGGTGGTAACTGGGAGTATTATAAAGGAAGCTTTGATACGGTATTGTGGAAAGAGGGCGGAGAGACAATTTATTTACGTGTGCCTTTTATTGTAACAGAAGGAGAGCTGGATAATGAAGATGCCAAAATACGCTTCCAAAACCCATTTGTAATAAAGCACGTGGCAAATGTTGGCTTAGATTATGATGAGGGCTCTTTACTAGATGCTTCTGGAGTAAGCCAATTTCAGACACCATTAGACAAGGATGCACATATCCATGATAAAAGTAGATGGATAAGTGCTGGTGAGCAAGTTGTAGAAAAAAGAGTGCTTCCGTACTTTCATTAAAATAAAGAATCGATGTAGATAAATAATAATATCATTTAGCACAGTTTTAAGTCTTTTATCCTTCATTAAATTTAGTACGTAATAATCAAAAAAGAAAATTTAATTGTCAGAAAAAATTACCAATATTATAATAGAGCTAATTAATACTACTAAATGAGGTGAGTTAATGGGAAAAGCAGCTAGTGATGATTTTCTTCATTCATATCAAAAATTGCAGCAAGAACGACTCATCGATCGAAAAGAAGAGTATTTAGAGGTGCGGGAAAAAACAAAGGCTAAGGGCGAGATATTAGAATTTGATTCCTTAGTAGATATAGTAGAAGAGACGTCTTAATGGCGTCTCATGTTGTTGAAATTCTATTATGTCAATGAAATCAAGGTGACAAATTAAAAAGTATAGCCCTTTTTCAAAACGAGGGGTTGATCTCCGTTCCGACTGAGTGCTTTCCTGGGGGCGTCCGATGAGCCGCTTCACTCGCATAGCTCGCTCCAGGGTCTCATCTGTGACGCTGAATCCCCAAGGAGTCACTCAGTCTACACTCCAATCAACCTTTGTTCATAGTATTTTCTTCTGGCAATTCACACAAATGTATAGTGAAAAATTTGAAGTCTTAGCCATCACTATATTGTGCAAAAATGGAGCTTTGATAACATTTTTCTATGTGAAAACAGAGGAGTACTTTATGTAAAGTTACAAAGTAGTTTTACGCATAAAACGTAGGTTAACAGCTGTAGAATTGTACCAATATTCTATCCATTTAATTTACTTTTTGAGGGAAGAAAATATTTAAAGTTCTACACTATTGCTGATTGGAGTGCAAGGCTACTCGACTCCCGTGGGATAGCGAGACAGACGAGACCCTGCACGGAGCGTCAGCGCAGGAAGCGGCTCGTCGCTCGCCCACAGGAAAGCGAGTAGCCTGGAACGGAAATCACCTTCATTTGACTTAGTAGTGTTCACAAAGAGTCCCTTGACCATTTAGTTTTTCAACACTATGAGACGTCTTAATGGCGTCTTTTTCTTTTGATTGCTACTGTCAGTAACAAATAAGAAAGGGTGAACGGGAACGATAATGAAAAAAGCGAATTTATTATTGTTACTACTATTGCTGTTTGTTCTTGGAGGATGCTCCAAAACGAAGCAACAAGATGAAAAACCTGAAGATGCTACAACCTTAACAACTTCAAATCTTGACATTATTGCTGACAATCTACAGGCACCTTGGTCTATTCAAAAAAGTGGCGATGTTTTTTATTTATCTGAGAGGCCGGGAAATATTGTAAAAGTTGAAGATGGTAAGGTAGAAAGGCAACATGTAGAACTTAGTAAAGAGCTTTCTACTGCTTCAGAGGCTGGGTTATTAGGATTTGTTCTAGCTCCTGATTTTCTTGAATCAAAAAGGGCATATGCCTATTATACGTATGTTGACGATTCTAAACAGTTTAATCGGATTATCACTTTAACGTTACAGGATAACAAATGGAAGGAAGAGAGTTTGTTAGTTGATCGTATTAATAGTGGTACGTATCATCATGGAGGTAGATTAGAAATTGGGCCAGATGGCAAGCTTTATGCAACAGTTGGCGATGCAACGGAACCTATGCTAGCACAGAACTTATCCACGCTAGAAGGGAAAATTCTACGCTTACATTTAGACGGATCTATTCCAAATGATAATCCTTTTCCTAATTCCTATATTTATAGCTTCGGTCATCGCAATCCTCAAGGTTTGACATGGACATCAGATGGCAAGATGTATGCAAGTGAGCATGGAAACTCAGCTAATGATGAGCTTAACATCATACAAAAAGGACAAAATTATGGTTGGCCAATTATAGAAGGCAGTGAGGAACGACAAGGGATGGTTGCTCCAATCGTTACATCTGGTCTTAATACAACTTGGGCTCCTTCAGGAATGGATAATAACAATAAAAAATTGTATGTGGCAGCATTAAGAGGAACGACAATATTGGAATTTACTATGGAAACACTCGAAAAAAGAGAGCTAGTTTCAGGTTTTGGCCGTATTCGAGATCTGTATATAGACGATCAATCTCTTTATTTCATTAGTAATAATACAGATGGGCGTGGAAATCCTTTGACAAATGATGATAAGCTATATCGAATTGCATTAGAAAATTGAAATATTGGTGGATAAAAAGCTGGAGATAATGTTGCAGATTAAGTAAATGTTCCTATATTGAAAAAAAGGTGCTTAAAAATTAGGCACCTTTTTATGCTATGACATGCTGCTGAGTATATTTGCTTTCTGTATAATTGGTTTTTTTAATTTTAATTTCGTTTCAATATCATTCACAAAAATCTCAAAATAAAACTTAAGTTCCTCAAAACCAGCGTGAGTATGCTTTTTTACATAATGGACATAGTCATTACTCAAGGATTTTACTACATGGGCAGCGACGGAATTAGATATATCCTGAAAATATTCTGTCAGACATTGATGCAAGGAGGAATGTTTTATTTGTTCTTCTAGCTCTGGAAATTCGGCAAGTAAATAATCCTTAACTAGAATTTCTAGTGCCATTCGATAGCCAGTCGTTGCTAGTTCAATTTGATCCAAATTTTCTGCCAATGCAGCTTGTCTATAAATATTAGCAAATTGAGGAGAAAATTCAGCGATAATCATTGGCACCGCTTTATTTGTCATCTCTGGATATACAGAATGAAAAGTAATACTGTTATTTGAAGTTTTACGGAAATGTGTAGTAACAAAGCTTTTCTTGCAACCTACACACGAATGTGAAAGAAAATTCATATCATAATGTAAATCATAAGATAGCTTTTTTGCATCAATAGTCGATGGAATCATCCAGACATAGCAATGTGGACATTGCTTTGGTATTGAATAAGTAACACCATCGAAATAAGCGACGTCTAATGTTGTAGAAATTGCTTGAAATTCTATAGCCATAATTCACACTCCCTCTCAGTAAATTATAGCAATATCTTTTGCTCAATCACATGGTAATAATTATCTGTATTAGCTCCAAGAGGTACAAATAATCTCTGGCACTTCATAAAAAAATGTTGCTGAGCTAGGGCAAGATTATTTAAAATTAGTAAATTAACGACTAATTGGGATAATAGCCTCTATTCGATACTCATTATGCTATATGTATTATACGATTGTGAAATTTGTTTATCTTCATTCAGTTAGATATTTTCTGTAGCAAAAGCAAACCATCAGCTACAATTAACCAAGACCAAATTGATTTATAATAAATAACAGAAAGCTCAGTTTCCTTAAAGAGGAAACTGGCTTTCAATGAATTATTGTGCAATATCTGTAGCATTGTCAATAATGCTTTGTGGGATATCGATTGATTTAAGATGGTTGAATTCAGTGTATGTAATAACTGTCTTCGTTTTTGTTGATAATTCTTCATCTTCTACTTTAATTTTCAAATCCATTTTCACATCTATTTTATTTGTATCAAAAGTTTCTTTATCAATGTATAGCACGTAGTTCATTTTATCAATCGTTAAGTTATCAAGAGGGTTTTCTTGAAGGTTAAGCTCTTGCATCGATTTTTGAATCTCAGAATCGATAAGTTCTTTAAATTTATCACCTTTTGCGTCTAATGTTAATACATATGCATCATCTGTTTGTTCAAACTTGAAATCCCCAATAAACTTTTTCAGCTGATCTAATTGTTCCTTGGCGTTTGCAGGTGATGCAGTTTCTTTTATAATCGTATCAATATCCGTACTCGGTAATTTTAACCATTGATTGTCGGATGACGTTTCGTCTTTTACAAAAATGCCTAAATCCTGCTTCATATACATTTCAACTGATGCATCGGTATTTTTGTCGCTTTCACTAAGCGTATCTGGCGCTGTTGTTGTAACTGAGACATGCATAGCAAGTGGATCAGTAACTACATCCATCTCCATTTTTGTACTGCTAGTAAATTCCATCGCGTTTTCGCCTGACCCCATTTTTGTCTCTTGAGTCATCTCCATTTTCGCACTTGCGCTTTTAACGTCTGCTTGGCGATCTACCGCTTTGTCATACACTTGCTCTAAAGTAAGTTTACTTGTTTTAGTTGTGTCTTTCGTTGGGGTAGCACTACTGCTACAAGCTGCTAGTGTTAATGCAAGTGCTCCAACACTTAAAACTTTAAAAAATTTGTTCATTACTTTCATCTCCTATTCTTGGTAAAAAACAATATCTACTAGTATACATAACTATAAAAGGAAAAGATTCATTATTTTAAATAAAATTTCAATTCAATATTAAAATAATAGCAAATGCCCAATTTATACCTCTATTTATATGCCTTCTTGCACATTAAGTAATAAAAAGAGATAGTACATGAATAATAAGTGTAGGATGTAGTATCAACACTTGGTAGAGGAACTGGAAGTACTGACAATGTTCAAGTTGAGTCTAATGTAAAAGCTGAAAAATTAACTTTGATTTCATTTTTTAAACTGTGGGTATTGGGGGAGGTGGTTTACTTAAATGAAGTAAAAGTTATTTTTGCAAAAAGAAAAAGCCGAGAAAATGATAGCATTTTCTCGGCTTTTTTATCAGTTATAGCCCCAAATCATTGCAAATAATGTACCAATGATTGTGACAACACCTACGAATACAGAATATAAAATCGTTGTATATAACGTTTTCTTATCTTCGGATTCACCGATGTGCATGAATAATACTAATTGTACAGTCGCTTGTGCAAGTGCAGTTACTAGTAAAATGCCAAATGCCATATTAAGTGACATATCGAATTTCACAACTGCTAAAGCTACAATTGTTAGTAATAGTGAGAAGCCGAAGCCCATCACATGTTGTTTTGGGAATAATTCCTTCATCAGCTAATCAGTCCTTTCAAGTAGACGAAGCTGAAGATGAAAATCCAAACAACGTCTAAGAAGTGCCAGTACAGTGAGAAGATAAACGCTTTATTAGCCGTTTGTGGGTTTAAACCACGTTTCGCTACTTGCATTAAAATGGCAACGCCCCAGAAGAAACCAAATGTTACGTGGAGAC
This window harbors:
- a CDS encoding quinoprotein glucose dehydrogenase, which gives rise to MKKANLLLLLLLLFVLGGCSKTKQQDEKPEDATTLTTSNLDIIADNLQAPWSIQKSGDVFYLSERPGNIVKVEDGKVERQHVELSKELSTASEAGLLGFVLAPDFLESKRAYAYYTYVDDSKQFNRIITLTLQDNKWKEESLLVDRINSGTYHHGGRLEIGPDGKLYATVGDATEPMLAQNLSTLEGKILRLHLDGSIPNDNPFPNSYIYSFGHRNPQGLTWTSDGKMYASEHGNSANDELNIIQKGQNYGWPIIEGSEERQGMVAPIVTSGLNTTWAPSGMDNNNKKLYVAALRGTTILEFTMETLEKRELVSGFGRIRDLYIDDQSLYFISNNTDGRGNPLTNDDKLYRIALEN
- the qoxD gene encoding cytochrome aa3 quinol oxidase subunit IV, which translates into the protein MKELFPKQHVMGFGFSLLLTIVALAVVKFDMSLNMAFGILLVTALAQATVQLVLFMHIGESEDKKTLYTTILYSVFVGVVTIIGTLFAMIWGYN
- a CDS encoding spore gernimation protein GerC — encoded protein: MRLYQRFLLGTMLSVIILPLSGCWSNKEIEDLGLVAGTSLDLATNSDFSGSLEEQEGRPSNRELITITNQLVTSETTATGAKGGTVHQQAYKNVSETGDTVLPTLRNMLLKIDKRAFAEHSKVIIIAEDLASTLNLKQTLDFFLRELEIRPSGVLLIAKNRASDILESNEQTKIPAFQLREMIQGHERTSKILPPMTFAKLEGKLNSNASFLLQYVVSENGEVKFVGAAVIEGKTKTFRGSLNALELEGISWITGKAKGGLVESFDEKTNQPIIYEALSMKSKILPSVKGDSISFHVKIESEGRIAEHWVLTEKTFNNKFLKIAEQTTKKEVERLIDNVLKKIQQQYQTDVSGFGNSLRIEYPKVWEKVKKNWDQIFSEVSITYEVKINIKDYGTSGD